The nucleotide sequence CAGCCGTTCGTGGACGTAGCCGTCGACCGCGTTGAACTTCCGCCCGGAGTTCCCGTTGCGGAAGTACGCCGCCCAGCCCCGCAGCACGGGGTTGAGGTCAGCGACCACGGCGGACACCGACCGTTCGGTCTTCGAGCGGGCGGTGGCCGCGCGGATCTTGTCCCGCAGCACCCACATCGCTCTGGCCGAGGGCCAGCGTTGCAGGTTGCCTCGCCATTTCCACGATTCCATCTTCCGGTGGTGAAAGCCGAGGAAGTCGAAACCCTGCCCACCTCGAGTGAGGCAGGTGATGCCGGACTTCTCGGGGTGCAGTCGCATCCCGAGCTGTTCCAGCACTCTCGCCGCCAACTGCTGGGCCTGCTCGCCCGTTGTCTGGTCGGCGACAGGACCACGAAGTCGTCGCAGTACCTCACCAGCACGCCCAGCCGACCGCCCTCGTCCTGCCATACCTCGTCGAGGACGTGCAAGGCGATGTTGGCCAGCAGCGGGGAGATCGGTGAGCCCTGCGGGGTTCCCGCCCCGGTCGGGGAGGTCACCCCGCCCTCCAGGACTCCCATCCGCAGCCAGGTCCGGATCAGTTTCAGCATCGGTCGGTCCACGACATGCCGGGCCACCTGGGCCATGAGCGCATCGTGATGGCTATACAGGGCATGAAACCGGCGTTCAGGTTCTTGCTTGGCACAGCGGTAAAGCGTCCGCTGCAAGGCTCGGACCTTGTCCAGAGGACGGCCACCCGGTCTCGCGGCGCCTTCCTCCCGGCGGATGGACCTAGACGAAACGGCACTCATCCGGGCCCCTCCCTGTTCGCGACTCGCATCGATGAAGCAGGGGCCCTTCGCTCCCAGCGGGTTGTGTTGTCCCGCCGATCGGCACTACTACGACCCCTCCGACTGCCTCTCGACAACCCGCCACTTCCCGGTTCCGCCGGTTATAGGCAGGCCACGCTTCCCGCACCGCATGCGCGGGGCCGACTAGCGATCCGAACTCCGATGCGCTTGCCCCACAGCCATCGCCGCAGGTGAGTAACGTCGTACGCCTTGTCGGCGTGAAGACGTTGAGGTTTGGAATCGGCTGCCTGGGATTCGTGTCCCATGTGGAAATGGGACAGCATGAACTTCAGAGCCTGGCTGTCGTGGGTGTTGGCCGCGGAGAGGCCAACACGGAGGGGCAGTCCGTCCGCGTCGGACAAGACATGCACCTTGGAACCGGGCTTACCCCGGTCCACGGGACTCGGACCTGCAAGTTCGCCCCTTTCTTAGACGTCATCTCATTTGGCGAGTCTGCGGTAGCAGATGAGGGTGCAGGCGATGCTGGTGAAGGCCAGGAAGTGCTCGGCTTTGCGCTCATAGCGACGGTGCAGGCGTCGACATCCGGCGAGCCAGGCCATGGTGCGTTCGATGGTCCAGCGGTGGCGTCCGAGCCGCTTGGAGGACTCGATGCCTTTGCGGGCGATGCGGTGCCGGATGCCACGGCTGCGTAACCATCGGCGCAGGTGGTCGTAGTCGTAGCCCTTGTCGCCGTGGAGTTTGGCGGGACGTCGCCGGCGCGGTCCGCGGCGGGAGCGGATGGGCGGGACGCCCCGCACGAGCGGTTCGAGGGCCTGGCTGTCGTGCAGGTTCGCGCCGGAGATCCCGACAGACAGGGGCAGTCCGGTGCGCTCGGTGATCAAGTGGATCTTCGAGCCGTACTTGCCCCGGTCGACAGGATTCGGGCCTGTCAGTCCCCCCTTTTCAGAGCCCGCATGTTCACCGAGTCGATCGCGCAGCGCGACCAGTCCAGCTCGCCGCGGGAGCCGAGTTCGTCGAGTACCAGGCGGTGCAGCTTCGCCCATACCCGCGCCTTCGACCACTCGGTGAATCGCCGGTGGGCGGTCGCTCCCGACGGACCGAACGACGCAGACGGCAGCTGCTGCCACGTGCAGCCCGACGTGGCCACGAACACGATCGCGGCCAGCACTTCCCGGTCACCGTGACGGCGCCGGCCGCCACCCTGCGGACGACTCGGCGCCTCCGGCACCACCCGCTGGAACAACTGCCACAACTCGTCCGGCACCAGCCGCTCAACGATCCCCACACCACGAGCCTATCGAACACTCCAAATGAGATGACCTCTAAGGTCGAGCACCTGCCTGCCGATGCACGTTCGCACAGTCCGAGAGCCACTCAGCGTCACAACGCCAGCCAGGAACCACTGATTCTGACGACTTCTCCCCGCATTGGTGCCCTGCCTGGTGGGGCACCATCCCAGCGCACTTCTTCAGCCCTCAAACGGCAATGCCGTGCAGCGGTCTCGGTTCCTTGGGGGCCGGCTGTGAGGTGGCGAAGAGCCTCCGGCACCTTCACTCGCCCGGCCCGCAGATTTTCGGCTATCTGAACTCGGCTTGCGTGGCGGTACTCCCCCGGCAACATTGCTGCGACCGAGCATTTCAGCGGCAGATGTCAAGATTGCCCGTCCTGCGGAGACGAACGGGCAACTTGCCGAATGCAGTGCACCGCTGCTCATTGACCTGCGGGCACGTCGGCTTTGATTCCGCCGTGCGCTATCGAGCGCACGGCTCTTCCCGGAAGGTGGATTCCCCACGTGACCGATCAAGAGTTTGTGCAGCAGCCGGTACTGCAAGAAACACCTGACAAAGTCCGCGACGCCGGTGATGCAGGATACAGCAAGTCACTCAAGCCCCGGCACGTCACCATGATTGCCATCGGCGGAGCGATCGGGACCGGTCTGTTTCTTGGCGCCGGCGGGCGACTTGCCGACGCAGGGCCTTCACTAGCCATTGCATACGCAATATGTGGGGTATTTGCCTTTCTGGTCGTACGGGCCCTGGGTGAACTCGTCTTGCACCGCCCCTCATCAGGGGCATTCGTCTCCTATGCGCGTGAATTCCTGGGCGAGAAGGGGGCGTTCGTCGCAGGCTGGATGTACTTTCTCAACTGGGCAACCACCGGGATCGCCGACATCACAGCAGTCGCAACCTACACGCACTACTGGGGCATGTTCTCCGATGTCCCACAGTGGGTGGTGGCCCTGATCGCGCTCGCGGTTGTAGTTCTGGTGAATTTGATTTCCGTGAAACTTTTCGGCGAAATGGAGTTCTGGTTCGCAATCATCAAGGTCGCCGCACTGGCCTGCTTCATGGTCATAGGAGTCTTTCTGCTGGCCAGCCAGCACCCGGTGGGCGGTCACACCCCGGGACCCTCACTGATCACCGATCATGGTGGGGTCTTCCCGCTCGGGCTGTTGCCGATGCTGCTGGTCATCCAGGGGGTTGTCTTCGCATACGCCTCGGTGGAGCTCGTCGGCGTCACGGCAGGCGAGACCAGCGAGCCGGAGAAGATCATGCCGCGTGCCATCAATTCCATCCTCTGGCGCGTGGCCCTGTTCTACATCGGCTCCGTGGTACTGCTCGCGATGCTGCTGCCTGCCAGCGTTTATTCCGCCGGCGAAAGCCCGTTTGTCACCGTACTGTCAAAGGTTGGCGTCCCGGCAGCGGGCGGCGTGATGAACCTGGTGGTCCTCACGGCTGCCATGTCGAGCCTCAACTCTGGCCTGTACTCCACCGGCCGGATCCTGCGCTCGATGGCCATGTCCGGTTCCGCTCCGCGCTTCACCGGCGTCATGAGCCGCAGCCAGGTCCCCTACGGAGGCATTCTGCTGACCTCTGCGGTGTGTGTGCTGGGTGTGGTCCTCAACTACTTGGTGCCGAGCGACGCATTCGAGATCGTGCTCAACTTCGCGGCGATCGGCATTCTGAGCACCTGGGCGATGATCATGATCTGCCACCTGATGTTCTGGCGGAAGGCGCAGGACGGGCAGGTCGTACGCCCTGACTACCGGCTGCCCGGCTCCCCGTGGACAGAGATCGTCACTCTGGCTTTCCTTGCCTCTGTCCTGGTGCTGATGTGGGCCGACGGCGGACCGGGACGCATCACTGTCATGTGCCTTCCGCTGATCGCCGTGCTGCTGGTCGGGGGCTGGTACGCCGCCCGCGGCCGGGTCAAGGCCCTGGCCAATCCTCCCCTTCCCAGCGCCGGCTCTCAACCAGCGGGCCGCTGATCGCAGGCGGCCGCATGCTGGTGCACACGGGCATCGGCATGGACTTCGCAATCAACACAACTGCCTACCGATCGGACGCCCTTCGGCCCCGTCCTGGTCACCGCCGACGAATGCGGACTCCGAGGGCCGCAGAGCGACATGCCCACGGAAATCGACGGAGAGAGAAGGTGCAGAGCGCCAACACCGGCAACCTCGTGTTCACCCCTGCCGCGTTGGTCTCCTACCTGTCGACGATCATCACCCTCGAACCGGGCGACGTGATCGCTACCGGAACCCCCGGCGTGGTCGGTCACGCGCATCGTCCGCCGCGCTACCTGCCGACGGAACCCAGCTGACCACCCGCATCACCGGAATCGGCGAATGCCGCAACATCTGCGCACAGGAGCGAATCGATGCACTCATCACCCACGCCTGAAGGTCCCCACCCTGCGCGACCGGCCGAGTCGCCCGACCCCCTCATCACCGACCCCCCGAACGACGCCGCACCGCCAGCCTCGACGTTGCCGTGACCTTCGACAGCGACGGCGTTGCCCTGCTGGGCGTGTTGCATCTGCCAGCAGGACCAGGGCGCCACCCCGTCGTCGTGCTGCCGCACGGGTTCCCTGGCAACGAACGCAACTTCGACCTCGCGCAGGCGCTGCGCCGCGCGGGCTACGCAGCCCTGGTCTTCCACTACCGGGGCTCCTGGGGAGTCGACGGCTCATGGTCATGGGGCCACGTTCTCCAGGACACTGCCCGCGTCGTGACGCAGCTACGCGACCCGAGCTTCGCAGCCATTCACCGACTGGACCCCGAGAGACCGGCGCTCATCGGGCACAGTCTCGGCGGATTTGCCGCCTTGATGACCGCCGCGGCGGACCCGGCCGTCATCGCCGTCGGATCGGTGTCCGGCTTCGACATCGGCACGGCCGCCGCCTGCGAGGCCGACCCGTCGCTTCGGGCCTCCTTCGTCGAGTGGTGGAAGGATCTACTGCTTCCGCTCCAGGGCACCAGTTCGCAGGAGCTGGTCCGGGAAATGGAGACCGCCGGTTCCGCCTGGAGCCTCGCCCGTCTCGCCCCACAGCTCGCTGACCGCCCTGTGCTCCTGATCGGTACGAGTCGAGACGACGACACTCCGGCTGCCGTCTACCACCACCCGCTTGTCGATGCGTACCTCGCCCACCCCATCCCCCCGTCTCGAACACCACGTCTTCGCCTCCGACCACTCCTTGTCGGACCATCGAGTCGCCCTTGCACGGACCGTCATCGACTTCCTTGACCGGCACGTCAAGCCCACCCGATGACCTCACCGGGGGCGCCGAGGCGACGACACCTCCGACCTGAACGAACGGTGCCCGGTCCCCATGGCTTGCGTGGCGACCGGCGCCCTCCCATATCGCTCTCGGCAAGCTCCTCAGGATCATGAACGAGACCGGCGCGGAAATGGAAGGAACGTACAAGGAGACCGCCCACAGCGCCCCCGCCGTCACCGTCATGGAAGGCTGATCGAAGTCACCCGGACGCCGACCACCGAGTACGCCATCGAACAGGGAGATCCCATGGCTGCTGTGGCCCGCCGAGGCACTGGATACGCCCGTACGTACGCGACATCCGCGGCAACGCGTGCCCGGGTATGCAGGCCGATCCGGGTGGCCGTGGAGACATAGGCATCGGGGCAGGCCGCCGCTACCTTCGGGCTGCCCGCTAAACAGGCCGCCGACTGCTGATCGAATCCATCAACACGGGCGGTGAACTCCCCTACCCCTATGCCTCGAAAGGGTTCGCGGGACACGAGCTTGTGCTCACTGTCCACGACGAGGCAGGTCTCTCCGACGCACAAGTCGAACCCTTCCGGCAGATTCACGCGGCCGGCGCGGAGGTCGTGGTGGGTTACGCCGGAAGCGGTGTCGCGATGGCAGTCGCGCCTGTCGCCGAGGAGCCACAACAACTCACCATCGTCTCGGGGGCCGGCACCAGCTGGCTCCATGCCGTACAAGACCGAGGCTGGGGCATTTCGCACCCAGACGACGACTACTACGGATGCGGCGGGAGCGGCCCGCTACGTCGCCGATGTGTGGGGAACCGGTCCCATCTCTTGTGGTGGAGTGAACCAGGGCTATCTCTGGGGAACCGACAGTTGCACGGCACGGTCGAGCAACAGGCCGTCCGGCAGGCTGTTTTGGATCACCGGCCGTGCGATGTGGGTCTTGCCGGCCATCTGTGGACCCGGGCCGGGGTGGGGAACCTGATCGCGAAGCTCTACCGGGTACGGCTGACAGAGCAGGGCGTGGGCTAGGGTCCGTCTTCAAACGGATCTTGCCCAGAGTAGGAACGATGCGAGGATGACCGCCGCTTCGTAGGAAGTGGCGGTCTTCTCGTGTCTGGTGGCGATCCCGCGGAAGCCCTTGAGCCGGTTGAAGCAGCGCTCGACGATGTTGCGCTGACGGTAGGCCTCTTGGTCGAACCCGGGTGGTCTGCCGCCTCGGCGGCCCCGGTTCAGCCGGTGGCGCTGCTGATCGGTCTTCTCCGGGATGGTGTGCGCGATGCCGCGTTTTCGCAGGTTGGCGCGGAAGCCGCGGGAGCTGTAAGCCTTGTCTGCGATGACCTGGTCGGGCCTGCACCGAGGTCGGCCCAGGCCGGTGCGGGGAACACGGATCCGTTCCAGCAGAGGGCGTGCGCAGACACTGTCGTGGCGTTGGCCGGGCGTCACGAGGATCGCAAGTGGGCGGCCCTTGCTGTCGCAGGCGAGGTGGATCTTGGTGGTCAGCCCGCCTCGGGATCGACCGAGGGCGTGATCGTCCGGTTCGTCCTGCCGATGGCGCCCCCTTTTCGGCCGGTGGCGGCGGCATGCTGGTGGGCGCGGACGATGGTGGAGTCGATCTGGACCAGCCAGCCGATGTCGCCGGCCGCGTCGGCGTGAGCTTGGATCTGCTGCAGGGCTTGGGTAAACACCCCGTCGGGGGCGTAGCGGCGGAAGCGGGTGTACACGGTCTTCCACGGCCCGTAGCGTTCCGGCAGGTCACGCCAGGAGATCCCGGTGCGGATCTTATAGACCATCCCGTTGATGACCTGCCGGTCCTCCACCCGAGGCCGCCCCATCGCGGCCCGGGGTATCAACGGAGCGTGTAACTCCCACTCCTGGTCAGTGAGTTCATGACGACGTACCACGACACCATGATCCACCACCCGGATGATCTTTGAAGACGGACCCTAGTACCTGCACCGCTGGGGCCTCTCGTTCCAGCGCCCGGACAAGCGGGCCATCGAGCAGAACCCCGAGGCGGTGCGGGTGTGGCAGGAAGAGACGTGGCCGACGATCCATGCCAGAGC is from Streptomyces hygroscopicus and encodes:
- a CDS encoding transposase IS1647, with product MDRGKPGSKVHVLSDADGLPLRVGLSAANTHDSQALKFMLSHFHMGHESQAADSKPQRLHADKAYDVTHLRRWLWGKRIGVRIASRPRACGAGSVACL
- a CDS encoding transposase, which translates into the protein MITERTGLPLSVGISGANLHDSQALEPLVRGVPPIRSRRGPRRRRPAKLHGDKGYDYDHLRRWLRSRGIRHRIARKGIESSKRLGRHRWTIERTMAWLAGCRRLHRRYERKAEHFLAFTSIACTLICYRRLAK
- a CDS encoding transposase, producing the protein MGIVERLVPDELWQLFQRVVPEAPSRPQGGGRRRHGDREVLAAIVFVATSGCTWQQLPSASFGPSGATAHRRFTEWSKARVWAKLHRLVLDELGSRGELDWSRCAIDSVNMRALKRGD
- a CDS encoding L-asparagine permease yields the protein MTDQEFVQQPVLQETPDKVRDAGDAGYSKSLKPRHVTMIAIGGAIGTGLFLGAGGRLADAGPSLAIAYAICGVFAFLVVRALGELVLHRPSSGAFVSYAREFLGEKGAFVAGWMYFLNWATTGIADITAVATYTHYWGMFSDVPQWVVALIALAVVVLVNLISVKLFGEMEFWFAIIKVAALACFMVIGVFLLASQHPVGGHTPGPSLITDHGGVFPLGLLPMLLVIQGVVFAYASVELVGVTAGETSEPEKIMPRAINSILWRVALFYIGSVVLLAMLLPASVYSAGESPFVTVLSKVGVPAAGGVMNLVVLTAAMSSLNSGLYSTGRILRSMAMSGSAPRFTGVMSRSQVPYGGILLTSAVCVLGVVLNYLVPSDAFEIVLNFAAIGILSTWAMIMICHLMFWRKAQDGQVVRPDYRLPGSPWTEIVTLAFLASVLVLMWADGGPGRITVMCLPLIAVLLVGGWYAARGRVKALANPPLPSAGSQPAGR
- a CDS encoding 2-hydroxyhepta-2,4-diene-1,7-dioate isomerase, producing the protein MQSANTGNLVFTPAALVSYLSTIITLEPGDVIATGTPGVVGHAHRPPRYLPTEPS
- a CDS encoding ISXo7 transposase, which translates into the protein MLTVHDEAGLSDAQVEPFRQIHAAGAEVVVGYAGSGVAMAVAPVAEEPQQLTIVSGAGTSWLHAVQDRGWGISHPDDDYYGCGGSGPLRRRCVGNRSHLLWWSEPGLSLGNRQLHGTVEQQAVRQAVLDHRPCDVGLAGHLWTRAGVGNLIAKLYRVRLTEQGVG
- a CDS encoding transposase gives rise to the protein MTPGQRHDSVCARPLLERIRVPRTGLGRPRCRPDQVIADKAYSSRGFRANLRKRGIAHTIPEKTDQQRHRLNRGRRGGRPPGFDQEAYRQRNIVERCFNRLKGFRGIATRHEKTATSYEAAVILASFLLWARSV
- a CDS encoding transposase: MIPRAAMGRPRVEDRQVINGMVYKIRTGISWRDLPERYGPWKTVYTRFRRYAPDGVFTQALQQIQAHADAAGDIGWLVQIDSTIVRAHQHAAATGRKGGAIGRTNRTITPSVDPEAG